The following are from one region of the Prevotella communis genome:
- a CDS encoding L-rhamnose isomerase: MKAELIEKAYAVAKDRYAAIGVDTDAVLDQLQKQQISLHCWQTDDVVGFERNEALSGGIQTTGNYPGRARNIDEVRQDIEFVKTLLGGNHRLNLHEIYGDFGGKFVDRDQVGVEHFQSWIDWAKENNMKLDFNSTSFSHPKSGDLTLSNPDKGIRDFWIEHTKRCRRIADAMGKAQNDPCIMNIWVHDGSKDMPVQRKKYRELLAASLDEIMEEKLDGVKNCFEAKLFGIGLESYTVGSHDFYTAYCATRKQMYTIDTGHYEQTENVSDFVSTLLMYVPELMLHVSRPVRWDSDHVTIMNDQTLDLFKELVRCDALDRAHVGLDYFDASINRIGAYIIGSRATQKCILQALLEPKAKLREYEDNGQYFERLALMEEAKSMPFGAVFDYFNLKNNVPVGEEYIAAIQEYEKNVTSKR; the protein is encoded by the coding sequence ATGAAAGCAGAACTGATTGAAAAAGCTTATGCCGTAGCGAAAGACCGCTATGCTGCTATTGGCGTCGATACCGATGCCGTACTTGACCAGCTCCAGAAACAGCAGATTTCTCTGCATTGCTGGCAGACCGACGACGTGGTAGGTTTCGAGCGCAACGAGGCTCTCTCTGGTGGTATCCAGACCACAGGTAACTACCCCGGCCGTGCCCGTAACATCGACGAGGTGCGTCAGGATATTGAGTTCGTAAAGACTTTGCTGGGTGGTAACCACCGCCTGAACCTGCACGAGATATATGGTGACTTCGGAGGTAAGTTCGTAGACCGCGACCAGGTGGGCGTAGAGCACTTCCAGAGCTGGATTGACTGGGCTAAGGAGAACAACATGAAGCTCGACTTCAACTCTACTTCGTTCTCTCACCCCAAGAGTGGAGACCTCACACTGAGCAACCCCGACAAGGGCATCCGTGATTTCTGGATTGAGCACACCAAACGTTGCCGTCGTATCGCCGACGCCATGGGTAAGGCACAGAACGACCCCTGTATCATGAATATCTGGGTACACGACGGAAGCAAGGATATGCCCGTACAGCGCAAGAAGTATCGTGAGCTGCTGGCTGCTTCTCTCGACGAGATTATGGAGGAGAAGCTCGACGGCGTGAAGAACTGCTTTGAGGCTAAGTTGTTTGGTATCGGTCTGGAGAGCTACACTGTAGGCTCACACGACTTCTACACCGCTTACTGCGCTACCCGCAAGCAGATGTACACCATCGATACTGGTCACTACGAGCAGACAGAGAACGTATCTGACTTCGTTTCTACCCTGCTGATGTACGTGCCCGAGCTGATGCTCCACGTGAGCCGCCCTGTACGTTGGGACTCAGACCACGTAACCATCATGAACGACCAGACACTGGATCTGTTCAAGGAACTGGTACGCTGCGATGCCCTGGACCGCGCTCACGTAGGTCTCGACTACTTCGATGCTTCCATCAACCGTATCGGTGCTTACATCATCGGTAGCCGTGCCACTCAGAAGTGTATCCTCCAGGCTCTGCTCGAGCCCAAGGCTAAGCTCCGCGAATATGAGGACAACGGTCAGTACTTCGAGCGTCTGGCACTGATGGAAGAGGCTAAGTCAATGCCTTTCGGTGCTGTGTTCGATTACTTCAACCTGAAGAACAACGTACCCGTGGGCGAGGAGTATATCGCTGCCATCCAGGAGTACGAGAAGAATGTGACGAGCAAGCGCTAA
- a CDS encoding rhamnulokinase, giving the protein MENKKYFFAVDLGATSGRTIIGNIADGKFELEEVTRFPNNLIEQGGHYYWDIYALYFEIIKGLKEVAQRGLEITSIGIDTWGVDFVCIGDDGAILRNPRAYRDPITFDAMDDYLRHVVSQREVYDVTGIQFMNFNSIFQLYAMKREGNSAFRNAQKILFVPDALSWMLTGNEVCEYTIASTSQLLDPRTKQLDERLLNSLGLTRAKFGKMVNPGTMIGVLTDEVQRLTGLGPVPVIAVAGHDTGSAVAAVPAKDEKFAYLSSGTWSLMGIETKDAVISDLSYERNFTNEGGIEGTTRFLKNICGMWLYERCRLEWPEEVRKLSHPELQGQAMTVEPFRSIINPDDAAFAAPTSMIAAIQKYCRDTNQPVPETPAEICRCIFDSLALRYRQVFTWLQEFAPFRLDVLHIIGGGSLNKYLNQFTANSTGATVLAGPQECTAIGNIMLQAKAANMVKDIWEMRQIIANSIEMVKYEPQDKAAWEEAYQKYLNIINK; this is encoded by the coding sequence ATGGAAAATAAGAAATATTTCTTTGCCGTGGACCTGGGCGCCACCAGCGGACGCACCATCATCGGCAATATCGCAGACGGGAAATTTGAACTGGAAGAGGTGACCCGCTTCCCCAACAACCTCATTGAGCAGGGCGGTCACTACTACTGGGATATCTACGCCCTCTACTTCGAGATTATCAAGGGTCTGAAAGAGGTAGCTCAACGTGGACTGGAGATCACCTCTATAGGTATCGACACTTGGGGGGTGGACTTTGTGTGCATAGGCGACGATGGTGCCATCCTGAGAAACCCACGTGCCTATCGCGATCCCATCACCTTCGACGCCATGGACGACTACCTGCGCCACGTTGTTTCGCAACGTGAGGTATACGACGTCACTGGTATCCAGTTCATGAACTTCAACTCTATCTTCCAGCTTTACGCCATGAAGCGCGAGGGCAACTCGGCTTTCCGCAACGCGCAGAAGATTCTCTTTGTGCCCGATGCACTGAGCTGGATGCTCACGGGCAACGAGGTTTGCGAATATACCATCGCCTCAACATCACAGCTCCTCGACCCACGCACAAAGCAACTGGACGAGCGTCTGCTGAACTCACTGGGACTGACACGTGCCAAATTCGGCAAGATGGTGAACCCAGGCACCATGATTGGGGTACTGACGGACGAGGTGCAGCGCCTCACTGGTCTGGGTCCGGTACCTGTCATCGCCGTAGCCGGTCACGACACTGGCAGCGCTGTGGCTGCCGTACCTGCCAAGGACGAGAAATTTGCTTATCTTAGCAGTGGCACCTGGAGTCTGATGGGTATCGAGACTAAGGATGCCGTGATCAGCGATCTCTCGTACGAGCGCAACTTCACCAACGAGGGTGGCATCGAGGGTACCACACGCTTTCTGAAGAATATCTGTGGCATGTGGCTCTATGAGCGCTGCCGCCTGGAGTGGCCGGAGGAGGTACGCAAGTTGTCACACCCCGAACTGCAGGGTCAGGCCATGACGGTAGAGCCCTTCCGCTCTATCATCAACCCTGATGATGCGGCTTTTGCGGCTCCCACAAGTATGATTGCTGCCATTCAGAAATACTGTCGCGACACGAACCAGCCCGTTCCTGAGACACCAGCAGAGATATGCCGTTGTATCTTCGACTCGCTGGCCCTGCGCTATCGTCAGGTGTTCACCTGGCTGCAGGAGTTTGCCCCCTTCCGCCTGGATGTGCTCCATATCATCGGTGGCGGTTCGCTGAACAAATACCTGAACCAGTTTACTGCCAACTCTACAGGCGCCACCGTACTGGCAGGACCCCAGGAGTGCACGGCCATCGGCAATATCATGTTGCAGGCCAAGGCGGCCAATATGGTGAAGGACATCTGGGAGATGCGCCAGATCATCGCCAACTCCATCGAGATGGTGAAATACGAGCCACAGGACAAGGCGGCTTGGGAAGAGGCTTATCAGAAATATCTAAATATCATCAACAAATAA